DNA from Comamonas serinivorans:
CGAGCGCACGGCCAAGGTGCAATGGGGCCTGATGATCTGCGTGTTCTGCATCAGCCACGTGCCGGCGCTGCTCACGCTGCCCATCCCCGGCTTCCAGGGCCGCAACCTGCTGCTCATCGCCTTCCTCGTCATCGTCGTGCAGGGCAGCGACGTGCTGCAGTACGTCTGGGGCAAGCTGCTGGGCCGGCGCAAGGTCGCGCCCGAACTCTCGCCCTCCAAAACCTGGGAGGGCCTGATCGGCGGCGTGGCCAGTGCCACGCTGCTGGGCGCCGGGCTGTACTGGGCCACGCCCTTCACGCCGTGGCAGGCCGGCGCCATGGCCTTCCTGATCTGCCTCATGGGCTTTCTGGGCGGCCTGGTGATGTCGGCCATCAAGCGCGACCGCGGCGTCAAGGACTGGGGCACCATGATCGAAGGCCATGGCGGCATGCTGGACCGGCTGGACTCCGTGATCTTCGCCGCCCCCATCTTCTTCCACGTCGTGCGCTACGTCTGGGTGCCGTAGCGCGGCTCCGCTACAGCTGCGACTCGATCGGCAGCCAGCCGATGACGCGAGCCAGCGCGCGCTTGAACACGCTGGTCTCGGGGTCGTGGCGCCAGGTCTGCGTGCCGCCCACATCGGTCCAGCGCAGCGCGCCGTCGGCGGTCTGGCTCACGGCATAGCTGGTGGCCCGGGCTGCCGTGAACATGCGGGCCACGTCAGCCGCCAGCCCCGGGTCCTCGAACATCACGCCCATCTCGGTGTTCAACGAGGCCGAACGTGGATCGAAATTGAACGAGCCCACAAAGCCGCGTGCCTGGTCGATGACGAAGGCCTTGGTGTGCAGGCTGGCGCCGCTGGAGCCGGTCAGCTTGTCGTCGGCGCTGCGCGCGCCGGGCTTCAGCTCCCACAGCTGGACGCCCGCAGCCAGCAGCGGCGCGCGGTAGGCCTGGTAGCCGGCGTGCACGGCCGGTACGTCGTTGGCCGCCAGTGAATTCGTCAGGATGCCGACATCGACGCCGCGCGTGGCCATGCCGGTGAACAGCAGGGTGCCCGTGGTGCCCGGCACGAAGTATGGCGAGATCAGCCGCAGCTCGTGCCGGGTCGAGAACATCTTCTGCAGGATGTCGAACAGCAGCCAGTTCTCGGGCGCTCGCCGCGTCGCCACGGCCGAGGCCTTCTCGGGCGGGTCGGACAGCACGCGCAGGTCCGTCACCCACCGCCAGGCCTGCCCCGCCAGGCGCTGCGCGGTCTGGTTTGCGGGGTCCTGCATGGCCTGTTGGTACACGGTGCCCGCGCCGGCCGCACGCCATGCGGCGCGCGCAGCGGCCAGGTCGATGTCGGGCGCGCGCTCATGCAGCGCGGCCAGCGGAATCACGGCAGCGCTGTTCCAGAAGGTGTCGAAGATCTCGCTGGTCTGCGCGACGGCCGGGCCGACCATGAACAGGTCCGCGTCGTGAAAGTTCACATCGGCCGCGTCGAAGTACTCGTCGCCGATGTTGCGGCCGCCCACCAGCGTCACGCGGCCATCGACGGTCCAGGACTTGTTGTGCATGCGGCGGTTGAAGCTGACGAAGCGCAAGCCCATCTCCAGCGCACGCCGCCAGGCCGTGTCCCGGTTGCGCGCCGGGTTGAACAGCCGCACTTCGAGCATCGGGTGGGCGTCCATGGCCAACAGGCTCTCGTCCAGGTCCAGGCCGTTCATGTCGTCGATCAGCATGCGCACACGCACCCCGCGTTCGGCCGCCGACAGCAAGGCATCCTTGAGCAGGCGGCCGGTCAGGTCGTCGTGCCAGAGGTAGTACTGCACGTCGATGCTGCGCTCGGCCTCACGGGCCGTCACGGCCCGCGCCGCGAACGCCTGCAGGTTGTCGGTGATCAGCGTGGCGCCGGTCTGCGCGGGGCGCTCGGCCAGCCACGGTGCCACCTGGCGGTCGAGCCGGGTATCGGCCGCGGCAGCCGGCAGGGCCTGGCTCGCCGCGCCCACGGCACGCTGCGCGAACTGCCCCCAGGACCACAACGCGCCCAGCGACAGCACGACCACCAGCGCCACACCCACGGCGGCCCATTTCAAGATGCGCATGCAAGCCCTCCCCAGCTCGTTCAGCCCGGCGCATCATCGCATCCGCTTCAGGCTGCGCGCCCTGAAGGCCAGCAGATCACGTCATCACCCGGCTCTGGCCCAGCAGGCCGTCGCGCCCGCATCCATCCCAAGCGCATCACGCCATGTCAAACGATGAAGGGGTATGCATCTCATCCCGATGATTTTTGAACGGGACGTCATGCATACTGCCAATCAGCCAAGCCACAGACCTCAATCCGCGGCGCCCAGCGCCCCGCGATGCAGGCCATCCGCCGCGACCCGGTGGGCGGCCGTGCGCACGGGGCGCGGGCCGCGAGGCGGGGTCGTCAGACCCTCGCGCGCAACACGTCGGCCACGCGGCCGGCATGCCAGTCGGGCGAGCCCAGCTGCTGCACCAGCACCGTGGCGCGGCGGAAGTAGTGGCCGGCCGCCAGCTCTTCGGTGACGCCCATGGCGCCGTGCAGCTGCACGGTGCCCTCGCCCACCTCGGTGGCGGCCTGGCTGGCGACCAGCATCGTGGCCGACGCGGTGTAGGCACGCGGGCCGGCGTCGGCCGGCAGGTCACGCAGGGCGCGGCGGGTTTGCGCCATGGCCAGCGCGCGCAGGTTGTACATCTCGGTTACGCGGTGCTGCAGCACCTGGAAGGTGCCCAGCGGCTTGCCGAACTGCGTGCGCTGGCGCAGGTGCGCCAGGGTGTCTTCGATCATGCGCTCGCTGAGGCCCAGCACCTCGGCCGACAGCGCCAGCGTGGCCTGGTCCAGCAGCGCGTCGATCAAGCCCGCGGCCTGGCCGGCTTCGCCGATCAGGTCGCTGGCGGCCACGGACACGTTGTCGAAGGCCAGTTCGCTGGCGCAGGCGCCATCGATGGTCTTGAACGCGCGCTGGCGCACACCGGCGGCCTTCAGCGGCACCACGACCAGGGCCAGGCCAGCGGCCTCGTGGTCCTTGCCCGACACGCGGGCGCTGACCACCGCATGGCTGGCCCAGGGCGCAGCCAGCACCAGGGCTTTGCGGCCCGACAGGTGCCAGCTGCCATCGCCCTGGCGCACCAACCGGGTCTGCACCAGGTGGCGGTCACCGTGTGCGGCGGGCTCGCCATGTGCAAAAGCCACCATGGCCTGACCGGCGCCCACGCGGGCCAGCAGCTCGGCGTGGGCAGGCTGCTGGCTGGCCAACAGCGCGCCGCCGCCCAGCACCACCGAGGCCAGGTAGGCCTGCGCCTTCACGCCGCGGGCCAGCGAATACATCATCTGGCCATGGCCCAGCAGGCCGGCATCGATGCCGCCTTGCGCTTCGGGCCAGGCCACGCTCAGCGCGCCGAGCTCGCCCAGCTGCGCCCACCAGGCCGGCAGCGGCCAGCCGCCGGTTTCGGGCTGCGAGGCCGGCTCGCCACCGAGCTGCAGCTGATCGACCGTGGCGCCCTGGTTGGCCGTGCCCGGCCCGACCTGCAGCAGGCGACAGACCTGCGCATCGAGCATCACCAGCGCGTCGCGCAGATCGGCCTGGTCCTCGCCCAGCAGCTGGCCGTGCAGCAGGTTGACGTCGGTGGGCTTGAGGCCACCGGTTTCCAGGTCCTTCCAGACGATGCCGCGCTGCACCTCGTTCGAGCCGCCATAGATCGAGGCCGCGCGGTCGTTCAGGTAGGCCTTGGTGCCATAGATGGCGTCCTCGGGCACGTCCAGGCCATCGGCGCGGCCCTGGGCGTCTTCCTGGCTCAGGCTGGCGGCCATGGCCGGGCCACCGGCCTCGACCAGCAGCGAGGTGATCAGCTGGCGGCCCTGCGCGCCCAGCACCTTGCCCACCGAGGGCAGCAGCGGCGGCTCTTGCCCGGCCACGCTCGCGTCCAGCGCATCCAGGTCGGTGGCCTGCATCGCGTCCACCCCGGCAGCGGCGCGGGCGATGCGCATCCACAGCGCATCGGCGGCCCGCTGGGCAGCGGCATCGGTGCGCTCACCGAAGGCGAGCTGGGCGCGTGCCATCAGGCGTTCCAGGCGCACGCGCTGCGACGGGCTGCGCAGCCCGGACCGCTCGTGCACCAGCAGGTACTTGGCGACCGTCCAGCCCTGGTTTTCTTCACCCACCAGGGCCGACACGGGCACGCGCACGTCGTCGAAGAAGACCTGGTTCAGCTCGTGATCGCCCGACAGGCTGGGGATGGGACGAATCGTGATGCCGGGCAGGTCGATGTCGAAACACAGGAAGCTGATGCCCTGCTGTGGCTTGCCCTCGGTCGAGGTGCGCACCAGGCAGAAGATGCGGTTGGAGAAATGCGCGTGCGTGGTCCAAATCTTGGTGCCGTTGATCACGTACTCGTCGCCATCGCGCACCGCGCGGCACTGCAGCGAGGCCAGGTCCGACCCCGAGCCGGGCTCGGAGTAGCCCTGCGCCCAGTAGTCCTCGCCGCTGCGGATCGCGGGCAGCCAGCGCTCCTTTTGCTCGGGCGTGCCGTACTTCAGCAGCACCGGGGCCACCATGCTGGGGCCCTGGGGTGCGCGCGCCGGTGCGCCGGCCAGCGTGCATTCGCTGGCAAAGATGTAGTGCTGCATGGGCGTCCAGCCGGTGCCGCCCCATTCCACGGGCCAGTGCGGCACGCTCCAGCCGCGCTTGGCCAGGATGCGGTGCCAGCTGTTGCCCGGGCCGTAGTCGCTGAAGATGCCAGCGTTGCGGCGGCCATCGGCACGCAGCTCCGGCGTCAGCTCGTCCTGCAGGAATTGGCGCACCTCGGCGCGAAAGGCTTCGTCCTGGCTCAGGTCGCGGGCGGTCATGGTTCATCTCCTGGTCAAATCGGCGCGCCAGCGGCATGCGGCTGCACAAGCTTGAAATTGGAGCAGCCCCCGGCACGCACCGCCACCGCGTGCGAGACAGCACGCACCTGCGCCGGCCATACCCCTGCGCCACTGAGCCTGGCAAGCCTGCCAATTCGGGTATGTGCGGGTCACCGGGGCCGCGGCCGCACGCGTTCAAGCCGAGGGACGGGATGAGGGACGCTGCGACCAGCGCTCACACCCCAGAGCCGAAGGCCGTCGACCGCGGCGATGCCGGAACCCGCGCGATGACACGCCCTTGGCGCTGGGA
Protein-coding regions in this window:
- a CDS encoding phosphatidate cytidylyltransferase; protein product: MNLSDFQRVTLQLFGGVAGVLILASAIGALLKWRVAQGAPHSVIDNLNARVKAWWVMVAAIGLAFALGKGGVIALFLLISFYALREFITLAYTRRGDHYAIAAAFYIGLPVQYLLVWIEWYGLYSIFIPVYAFLVLPILAALGSDTTRFLERTAKVQWGLMICVFCISHVPALLTLPIPGFQGRNLLLIAFLVIVVQGSDVLQYVWGKLLGRRKVAPELSPSKTWEGLIGGVASATLLGAGLYWATPFTPWQAGAMAFLICLMGFLGGLVMSAIKRDRGVKDWGTMIEGHGGMLDRLDSVIFAAPIFFHVVRYVWVP
- a CDS encoding phospholipase D family protein encodes the protein MRILKWAAVGVALVVVLSLGALWSWGQFAQRAVGAASQALPAAAADTRLDRQVAPWLAERPAQTGATLITDNLQAFAARAVTAREAERSIDVQYYLWHDDLTGRLLKDALLSAAERGVRVRMLIDDMNGLDLDESLLAMDAHPMLEVRLFNPARNRDTAWRRALEMGLRFVSFNRRMHNKSWTVDGRVTLVGGRNIGDEYFDAADVNFHDADLFMVGPAVAQTSEIFDTFWNSAAVIPLAALHERAPDIDLAAARAAWRAAGAGTVYQQAMQDPANQTAQRLAGQAWRWVTDLRVLSDPPEKASAVATRRAPENWLLFDILQKMFSTRHELRLISPYFVPGTTGTLLFTGMATRGVDVGILTNSLAANDVPAVHAGYQAYRAPLLAAGVQLWELKPGARSADDKLTGSSGASLHTKAFVIDQARGFVGSFNFDPRSASLNTEMGVMFEDPGLAADVARMFTAARATSYAVSQTADGALRWTDVGGTQTWRHDPETSVFKRALARVIGWLPIESQL
- a CDS encoding acyl-CoA dehydrogenase family protein; amino-acid sequence: MTARDLSQDEAFRAEVRQFLQDELTPELRADGRRNAGIFSDYGPGNSWHRILAKRGWSVPHWPVEWGGTGWTPMQHYIFASECTLAGAPARAPQGPSMVAPVLLKYGTPEQKERWLPAIRSGEDYWAQGYSEPGSGSDLASLQCRAVRDGDEYVINGTKIWTTHAHFSNRIFCLVRTSTEGKPQQGISFLCFDIDLPGITIRPIPSLSGDHELNQVFFDDVRVPVSALVGEENQGWTVAKYLLVHERSGLRSPSQRVRLERLMARAQLAFGERTDAAAQRAADALWMRIARAAAGVDAMQATDLDALDASVAGQEPPLLPSVGKVLGAQGRQLITSLLVEAGGPAMAASLSQEDAQGRADGLDVPEDAIYGTKAYLNDRAASIYGGSNEVQRGIVWKDLETGGLKPTDVNLLHGQLLGEDQADLRDALVMLDAQVCRLLQVGPGTANQGATVDQLQLGGEPASQPETGGWPLPAWWAQLGELGALSVAWPEAQGGIDAGLLGHGQMMYSLARGVKAQAYLASVVLGGGALLASQQPAHAELLARVGAGQAMVAFAHGEPAAHGDRHLVQTRLVRQGDGSWHLSGRKALVLAAPWASHAVVSARVSGKDHEAAGLALVVVPLKAAGVRQRAFKTIDGACASELAFDNVSVAASDLIGEAGQAAGLIDALLDQATLALSAEVLGLSERMIEDTLAHLRQRTQFGKPLGTFQVLQHRVTEMYNLRALAMAQTRRALRDLPADAGPRAYTASATMLVASQAATEVGEGTVQLHGAMGVTEELAAGHYFRRATVLVQQLGSPDWHAGRVADVLRARV